In one Chitinophaga sancti genomic region, the following are encoded:
- a CDS encoding helix-turn-helix domain-containing protein, whose amino-acid sequence MKNVINISTVTEYNELLGLDTFHPLISVVDFSKSDTLLPAGQSINYNLYIVYFKTERRCSLRYGRNNYDYQAGTLVFLAPGQVLTVEGIGEDEVKPTGYALLFHPDLLRGSSLGHHMKDYNFFSYEVHEALHLSLQEKKIVFECFQKIDYELQHTIDKHSKKLIVSNIELFLNYCIRFYDRQFITRSDAGTGFVEKFERLLNEYLHSDKPQIEGIPSVALFAKELHLSPNYFGDLIKKETGKTAQEYIQTKLIDVAKEKIFNPEKAVNEVSYELGFKYPQHFIRFFKQHVGHTPNEYRNSLN is encoded by the coding sequence ATGAAAAATGTAATCAACATCAGTACGGTTACCGAGTATAATGAGCTTTTGGGATTAGATACTTTTCATCCATTAATTAGTGTTGTTGATTTCTCAAAATCTGACACGTTATTACCTGCAGGTCAGTCAATTAACTATAACTTATACATTGTATATTTCAAAACTGAGCGACGATGTTCTTTGCGATATGGCAGAAACAACTACGATTATCAGGCTGGAACTTTGGTATTTCTTGCTCCCGGGCAAGTGTTAACCGTGGAAGGTATTGGAGAAGATGAAGTGAAGCCAACGGGTTATGCGCTGCTGTTTCATCCGGATTTACTCCGGGGATCTTCACTTGGTCATCACATGAAAGATTATAATTTCTTTTCTTATGAGGTGCATGAGGCATTGCATCTTTCCCTACAAGAGAAAAAAATAGTTTTTGAGTGTTTCCAGAAAATTGATTACGAGCTACAACACACAATTGATAAGCACAGCAAAAAGCTCATTGTCTCAAACATCGAATTGTTCCTCAATTACTGTATACGTTTTTACGACCGTCAGTTTATTACCCGGAGCGACGCCGGTACAGGGTTTGTTGAAAAATTTGAACGGTTGTTAAATGAATATTTGCATTCGGATAAGCCCCAAATTGAGGGTATTCCTTCCGTTGCTTTATTCGCCAAAGAACTACACCTATCCCCAAATTATTTTGGAGATTTAATTAAAAAGGAAACAGGTAAAACAGCACAAGAATACATTCAGACAAAACTGATTGATGTGGCGAAGGAAAAGATATTTAATCCGGAAAAAGCAGTTAATGAAGTGTCATATGAACTCGGCTTTAAATATCCACAACACTTTATTCGTTTCTTTAAGCAACATGTAGGGCATACACCTAATGAATACCGGAATTCATTGAATTAG
- a CDS encoding DUF6934 family protein produces the protein MKKDKYPYILDETTARFDFESTGPNGTIKKTVDYYKIGTWIDGSQVYNLAFGDWNENNNVIDDLSRTDNNDRDKILATVASTVIDMVALMEDIAIYAEGSTPACTRLYQIAINTNKEEIEGVLNIYGYADEKWQPFESGKNYEAFLVTRKKG, from the coding sequence ATGAAAAAAGACAAGTATCCTTATATATTAGATGAAACGACTGCCAGATTTGACTTTGAGAGTACGGGGCCAAATGGTACAATAAAAAAAACGGTCGATTATTATAAAATTGGAACGTGGATTGATGGATCACAAGTATATAACCTTGCTTTTGGTGATTGGAACGAAAATAATAACGTGATTGACGATCTTTCACGAACGGATAATAATGACAGGGATAAGATACTAGCAACCGTTGCAAGTACCGTAATCGATATGGTAGCTTTAATGGAGGATATAGCAATATATGCAGAGGGAAGCACACCGGCTTGCACAAGATTGTATCAAATAGCAATAAATACAAACAAAGAGGAAATAGAAGGGGTTCTCAATATTTATGGATATGCAGATGAAAAGTGGCAGCCGTTTGAATCTGGAAAGAACTATGAAGCATTTTTGGTTACCAGAAAAAAAGGTTAA
- a CDS encoding tyrosine-type recombinase/integrase: protein MISEICEIKKHLTFHLARHTFATTITLMNGVPIESISKMLGHTKLSTTMIYEKVTQPKVAMDMAILQQKMNENE from the coding sequence ATAATCAGTGAAATCTGTGAGATAAAAAAGCACCTGACGTTTCACCTTGCCCGGCATACGTTTGCAACTACAATTACCTTAATGAATGGGGTGCCTATAGAATCGATCAGTAAAATGTTAGGTCATACGAAGTTGAGTACGACAATGATTTATGAGAAGGTAACGCAGCCTAAGGTGGCGATGGATATGGCGATATTACAGCAGAAAATGAACGAAAATGAATAG
- a CDS encoding Arm DNA-binding domain-containing protein, with product MERKDTFGVHFVLRRMPTGRCYVYARIVVNKTKCELGMKQQINPSDWNEAKGCAKSKSDELRRFNSYLEEVRAKLVRHYQQLRLGDERISADMVKQAFLNYDKPVEQHSLMWLIGHHNEIMKTVLAPGTMKNYRTTESY from the coding sequence ATGGAAAGAAAAGACACTTTTGGGGTGCACTTTGTGTTGCGCCGTATGCCCACCGGGAGATGTTATGTGTATGCCCGGATTGTTGTGAACAAGACTAAGTGTGAGCTAGGGATGAAGCAGCAAATCAATCCTTCAGATTGGAATGAGGCGAAGGGATGTGCTAAGAGTAAATCGGATGAGTTAAGACGGTTTAACAGCTATTTGGAAGAAGTAAGGGCTAAGTTGGTCAGGCATTACCAGCAGTTAAGATTGGGAGATGAGAGAATAAGTGCGGATATGGTGAAGCAGGCATTTTTAAATTACGATAAGCCTGTAGAACAGCATTCTTTGATGTGGCTCATAGGCCATCACAATGAAATTATGAAAACAGTCCTGGCCCCGGGGACTATGAAAAACTATCGCACTACTGAGAGCTATTGA
- a CDS encoding alpha-L-fucosidase: protein MWVHFGPQASGESGDWYARKLYVEGTLAYKNHVKNHGHPSEVGYKDVLRNWNPSKLNPAALAKIYKDAGARFLLIQGVHHDNFDLWNSRYQPWNSVNLGPKRDLIGEWAKACRSENLKFGITFHHEYTWWWWQTAFGSDTAGSKKGVPYDGNLTLADGKGKWWEGYDPRLLYGIDLREYKGVQEAAKSKWSPPCWHIYQPSVLC, encoded by the coding sequence ATATGGGTTCATTTTGGCCCGCAAGCATCTGGTGAAAGTGGTGATTGGTATGCACGAAAACTGTATGTAGAGGGAACCCTGGCGTATAAAAACCATGTCAAAAATCATGGACATCCTTCAGAAGTGGGATATAAAGATGTACTGCGCAACTGGAACCCTTCAAAACTTAATCCTGCGGCCCTGGCTAAAATTTATAAAGATGCAGGTGCTCGTTTTTTGCTCATCCAGGGTGTGCACCACGACAATTTTGATTTATGGAACTCCCGTTACCAGCCATGGAATTCAGTAAATCTTGGACCGAAACGCGATTTAATTGGAGAATGGGCTAAAGCATGCCGGTCAGAAAATTTAAAATTTGGTATCACATTCCACCATGAGTATACCTGGTGGTGGTGGCAGACTGCTTTTGGCAGCGATACAGCAGGAAGCAAAAAGGGAGTACCGTATGATGGTAATCTGACCCTTGCAGATGGAAAAGGCAAGTGGTGGGAAGGATATGACCCACGACTTTTATATGGTATTGATCTGCGTGAGTATAAGGGAGTACAAGAAGCTGCTAAGTCAAAGTGGTCCCCCCCCTGCTGGCATATTTATCAACCATCTGTATTATGCTAA
- a CDS encoding alpha-L-fucosidase: MMDVTEHYDPDFIYTDGTSDQPFSGNGTGTGFKANAMQIVIADFYNRSIQRRGMVNTFSIVKFRHNTNGTVNTEEFGIPEKINSKEPWIAETPVGDWFYAPDFTYNSGMMIKYIIEAIARDGNAAICISLLPDGSIILP; the protein is encoded by the coding sequence ATGATGGATGTTACAGAACATTATGACCCGGATTTCATTTATACAGATGGCACTTCAGACCAGCCTTTCAGTGGTAATGGAACAGGCACTGGCTTCAAAGCAAATGCTATGCAAATTGTAATAGCAGATTTTTATAACCGGTCAATACAACGTCGTGGTATGGTAAATACGTTCAGTATCGTGAAGTTCCGGCATAACACCAATGGTACGGTCAATACAGAAGAATTTGGCATTCCCGAAAAGATTAATAGTAAAGAGCCGTGGATTGCGGAAACCCCAGTGGGAGATTGGTTTTATGCGCCTGACTTTACGTATAATTCCGGCATGATGATCAAATATATTATTGAGGCTATAGCACGGGATGGCAATGCAGCAATATGCATTTCTCTATTGCCGGACGGATCTATAATACTCCCCTAA
- a CDS encoding transposase, whose amino-acid sequence MNKGRRKFNAAFKAKVAIEALKEQLTLAELAEKYDIHPTQITEWKKQLLSGSEDVFDQGKKAGSDASDHQEEKDELYKQIGQLKVEVDWLKKKSEQAFGKNWKDGFSK is encoded by the coding sequence ATGAACAAGGGAAGAAGAAAGTTCAATGCAGCGTTTAAAGCGAAAGTAGCTATCGAGGCCTTAAAGGAACAGCTGACCTTAGCAGAGCTGGCCGAGAAGTATGATATACATCCTACTCAGATAACAGAGTGGAAGAAGCAACTGCTATCAGGGTCAGAGGATGTGTTTGACCAGGGAAAGAAGGCAGGTAGCGATGCCTCAGATCATCAGGAAGAAAAAGACGAACTATATAAGCAAATCGGTCAACTCAAGGTAGAGGTCGACTGGTTGAAAAAAAAATCTGAGCAGGCATTTGGGAAGAACTGGAAAGATGGCTTTAGTAAATAA
- a CDS encoding IS3 family transposase, whose product MALVNKEDNELSIVRQCQLLEVSRSSHYHEPKGESKLNLELMEQIDRMHLEHPYFGAERMAKHLSTPELHVNVKRIRRLMRKMDISAIYPAPNTSEACKWHKTYPYLLRNLKIDRNNMVWSMDITYIPMPKGFMYLCAIIDWNSRYLLSWTLSNTMTVEFCLEALEKAISIYGAPEILNTDQGSQFTSEDFTTAVLGAEIRLSMDGVGRATDNIAIERFWRSIKYENIYLNAYDSTLDLYKGIHRYVEFYNWERKHQGLEYKTPAEIYGAADKLSTYPQISTKRKKEPKKEKVYNSSNRFDSLINNSPIAV is encoded by the coding sequence ATGGCTTTAGTAAATAAGGAGGACAATGAGCTCAGTATTGTACGTCAGTGTCAATTGCTGGAAGTATCTCGTAGCAGCCATTACCATGAGCCCAAAGGAGAAAGCAAATTAAACCTGGAGCTGATGGAGCAGATAGACCGTATGCATTTGGAACATCCCTATTTTGGGGCAGAGCGCATGGCAAAACATCTGAGTACACCAGAGCTACATGTTAATGTGAAGCGGATAAGGCGATTGATGCGGAAAATGGATATTTCGGCCATATATCCCGCCCCTAATACAAGTGAGGCATGTAAGTGGCACAAAACATATCCATACCTGCTTCGGAACCTGAAAATAGACCGGAATAATATGGTTTGGAGTATGGATATAACTTATATTCCAATGCCGAAGGGTTTTATGTACCTGTGTGCGATTATAGACTGGAATAGCCGCTATCTGTTATCCTGGACACTCAGCAATACCATGACAGTGGAATTTTGTCTGGAAGCGCTTGAAAAGGCCATTTCTATTTATGGAGCACCAGAGATCTTAAATACGGATCAGGGCAGCCAGTTTACCAGTGAAGACTTTACAACAGCTGTATTAGGTGCTGAAATTCGCCTAAGCATGGATGGAGTAGGACGAGCCACTGACAATATCGCAATCGAAAGATTTTGGCGTAGCATCAAGTATGAGAATATCTATCTCAATGCTTATGATAGTACATTGGATTTATACAAGGGAATTCACAGGTATGTGGAATTCTACAACTGGGAACGAAAACATCAAGGCCTGGAATATAAGACTCCTGCTGAGATTTATGGAGCAGCTGATAAGTTATCCACATATCCACAGATATCAACAAAGAGAAAAAAAGAACCAAAAAAAGAGAAAGTTTATAATAGTAGTAATAGATTTGATTCTTTAATTAATAATTCACCTATTGCTGTCTAA
- a CDS encoding alpha-L-fucosidase C-terminal domain-containing protein: MLPGGGLGSRQAEFRFDSSDFRFTVGKNNALYIFSLVLPKQGTQLVIKSLATDAGYFKQRIKRVSLLGYSKSVKWKQDADGLKIFYPQNKIPFSTSVVFKIE, translated from the coding sequence ATGTTACCCGGAGGAGGCTTAGGCAGTCGGCAGGCTGAATTTAGATTCGACTCATCAGATTTTCGCTTTACTGTAGGAAAAAATAATGCACTGTATATTTTTTCTCTGGTATTGCCCAAACAGGGAACCCAACTGGTTATTAAATCATTGGCAACTGATGCCGGTTATTTCAAACAAAGAATTAAAAGAGTAAGCCTGTTAGGGTATAGCAAATCAGTAAAGTGGAAACAAGATGCGGATGGCTTAAAAATCTTTTATCCTCAAAACAAGATACCGTTTAGTACTTCTGTTGTTTTTAAAATTGAATGA
- a CDS encoding HipA family kinase — translation MTILESIEALEKGNIKDTQTRPVMVHASDLNYYYCKYHGHVGAANRLFKEYVIASFLECWEFNRAPYSLIQVLPEHILPDLSIPRKSFDAPCFGLQEITGAVDLSRINEDILASSRPRIRLKQDLLKLAFFDIWTCNEDRNSGNYNILFKYVEREYVIYPIDHEACFNNGNFERGLVPVTFEDNLIYSTLFAKLFQGREWEKEEFLASLRERFYLCAQRCQENVEKFLQEIPRGWNLDLVKKGEELRRYLLNDEWFKTCWGSFLEFLEYFTK, via the coding sequence TTGACGATACTCGAATCCATAGAAGCACTGGAGAAGGGAAACATAAAGGATACCCAGACCCGCCCCGTTATGGTTCACGCCTCGGACCTGAACTACTATTATTGCAAGTACCACGGGCATGTAGGTGCGGCCAACAGACTGTTCAAAGAGTATGTCATCGCTTCGTTTCTCGAATGCTGGGAGTTTAACCGGGCACCGTATTCGCTTATCCAGGTTTTGCCGGAGCATATCCTGCCTGATCTAAGCATTCCCCGTAAGAGCTTCGACGCACCGTGTTTTGGGCTTCAGGAAATTACAGGTGCTGTTGACCTGTCGAGGATCAATGAGGACATTTTGGCGAGTTCCCGCCCAAGGATACGTTTAAAACAGGATCTGTTAAAACTGGCTTTTTTCGACATCTGGACCTGCAACGAAGATCGTAATTCCGGGAACTATAATATATTGTTTAAATATGTTGAAAGAGAATATGTTATCTATCCAATAGACCATGAGGCCTGCTTCAATAACGGGAATTTTGAACGAGGTTTGGTTCCAGTGACTTTTGAGGATAATTTAATATATTCGACCCTGTTTGCCAAGCTATTTCAGGGCAGGGAGTGGGAAAAGGAAGAGTTTTTAGCATCTCTGCGGGAAAGATTTTACCTTTGTGCGCAACGCTGCCAGGAAAACGTGGAAAAATTTTTGCAAGAAATTCCGCGAGGATGGAATTTAGATCTCGTTAAAAAGGGAGAAGAGCTACGGAGGTATCTGCTAAACGACGAATGGTTTAAAACCTGCTGGGGCAGTTTTTTAGAGTTTTTAGAATATTTTACAAAGTAG
- a CDS encoding nucleoside/nucleotide kinase family protein, translating to MNVLLVGFSTTGKSSLINELSGQLPDNVEMIDSDKAISKDFDGHIYKLFLAQHDIKDPIARVSIMESIHQGENNFIRDLKLKKQPYIAAIAPNVHTRPEWHNFLYSVNPFVIFLKAEIESVYKGLKIREEKLYQTHKDNSGFGIWNLYVTRFYDEEKGQYLELPESVAKQNISELIQINEKEYKKIANATFEANEIASWHRDFQQIKKNEVLNLIKAKIMDT from the coding sequence ATGAATGTATTACTTGTCGGATTCTCCACGACTGGAAAATCCTCCCTTATTAATGAACTTTCAGGACAACTACCTGACAATGTGGAAATGATTGATTCTGATAAAGCTATTTCAAAAGATTTCGACGGACACATTTACAAATTATTTCTCGCCCAACATGATATTAAAGATCCTATTGCACGAGTCTCAATTATGGAATCTATTCATCAAGGTGAGAATAACTTTATAAGAGACCTAAAACTGAAAAAGCAACCTTATATTGCAGCAATTGCACCCAATGTACATACCAGGCCGGAGTGGCATAATTTTCTTTATAGTGTTAATCCTTTTGTAATATTTCTTAAAGCTGAAATAGAATCAGTTTATAAAGGGCTAAAAATAAGGGAAGAAAAACTTTACCAAACCCATAAGGATAATTCTGGATTTGGTATATGGAACCTATATGTAACACGTTTTTATGATGAAGAGAAAGGACAATACCTTGAACTTCCCGAATCAGTGGCAAAGCAGAATATTTCTGAGTTGATTCAGATTAATGAAAAAGAATATAAAAAAATTGCCAATGCAACTTTTGAAGCTAACGAAATTGCAAGTTGGCATCGTGATTTTCAGCAAATAAAAAAAAATGAGGTATTAAATTTAATCAAAGCTAAGATTATGGATACTTAA
- a CDS encoding DUF1826 domain-containing protein, with product MNDLFDAEKGLYRVSDFQELVSTPFYGEVNAAGWMRTLAGDFAEIVEKIEMNGNITAVEEEELRALKLSEEGQIAREIILNDWKLLSDYGALPALNVISYYEQDESYPFFPTDVYSFHVDRSPVALDTFLCTYYGDASEILPNSQGEKKVLIPEIREELRKLYGGGEMGFESFLEEHFFDLHYQAKPGAGIVNLGVGNLWRLACDHPGSEVLPCLHRAPREQSGKKRLLMIC from the coding sequence ATGAATGATTTATTTGATGCGGAGAAAGGGTTGTACCGGGTTTCGGATTTTCAGGAACTGGTTAGCACGCCATTTTATGGAGAAGTGAATGCGGCTGGCTGGATGCGTACGCTGGCAGGTGATTTTGCCGAGATAGTTGAGAAAATTGAGATGAATGGAAATATAACGGCGGTTGAGGAGGAGGAATTGCGCGCATTGAAGTTGAGTGAGGAGGGGCAGATAGCGCGTGAGATTATTTTGAATGACTGGAAGTTATTGAGTGATTACGGCGCATTGCCGGCATTGAATGTCATTAGTTATTATGAACAGGATGAGAGCTACCCGTTTTTTCCGACGGATGTGTATTCGTTTCATGTAGATCGGTCTCCGGTAGCGCTGGATACTTTTTTGTGTACTTATTATGGGGATGCGAGTGAGATCTTGCCGAATTCGCAGGGGGAGAAGAAGGTGTTGATTCCGGAGATAAGGGAGGAGCTGAGGAAATTGTATGGTGGGGGAGAGATGGGTTTTGAATCCTTTTTGGAGGAGCACTTTTTTGATTTGCATTACCAGGCGAAGCCTGGTGCAGGGATTGTCAATCTGGGGGTGGGGAATTTGTGGCGGTTGGCGTGTGATCATCCCGGGAGTGAGGTGTTACCTTGTTTGCATCGGGCACCGAGGGAGCAATCGGGGAAGAAGCGATTGCTGATGATCTGTTGA
- a CDS encoding DUF5984 family protein — MALINFRLKHPDLIVPWGDAPDTSMDWFGLTEGEYWLDLKKATLYEYTDEILRGDHDTRYVEFQIARLIEDWTGIFASIAEAVPDGFYSIANSCSYLYRFYGAVQQLQDRLTADAAEDVQAKYDRYDKAIDWIYNRTLLAPHLTCAPGLSFFRNGDKLALVWKADHRVESNIPVWTAKNGEIELPYEVFVREMEEFGERFFSAMDEQVQLAVEKDWGNTKINSARLVKEQQERRAAFQKKVAVLKEEVMNPTDWKLVNAVITEMFS; from the coding sequence ATGGCGCTCATTAATTTTAGATTGAAACATCCGGATCTTATTGTTCCATGGGGTGATGCTCCGGATACCAGTATGGATTGGTTTGGATTGACGGAAGGAGAATATTGGCTGGATCTTAAGAAGGCGACTCTATACGAGTATACGGATGAAATATTGAGGGGTGATCATGATACTCGTTATGTAGAATTTCAAATAGCCCGTTTGATAGAAGACTGGACAGGTATCTTTGCATCTATTGCGGAAGCTGTTCCGGATGGCTTTTATTCAATAGCTAATAGTTGTAGTTATTTGTACAGGTTTTATGGTGCGGTGCAGCAGCTGCAGGATCGTTTAACGGCAGATGCAGCAGAGGATGTGCAAGCGAAATATGACCGTTATGACAAGGCGATAGATTGGATTTATAACAGAACCTTGTTGGCTCCGCATTTGACATGTGCGCCGGGGCTTAGTTTTTTCAGGAATGGAGATAAGCTGGCGCTGGTATGGAAAGCTGATCACCGGGTGGAGAGTAATATTCCTGTATGGACAGCAAAGAATGGGGAAATTGAACTGCCGTATGAGGTGTTCGTCAGGGAAATGGAGGAATTTGGTGAGCGCTTTTTTAGTGCGATGGATGAGCAGGTGCAATTGGCGGTAGAGAAGGATTGGGGGAATACTAAAATCAATAGCGCGCGATTGGTAAAGGAGCAGCAGGAGAGAAGGGCGGCGTTTCAGAAAAAGGTGGCAGTGTTGAAAGAGGAGGTGATGAATCCAACGGATTGGAAATTGGTAAATGCGGTGATAACAGAAATGTTTAGTTAG
- a CDS encoding DUF3108 domain-containing protein: MRTLLKPICLLLFPIASFGQKTIFPGSPDINTSRLKSERTLFTIYYVKGTTWTNKGTYTNDVTILGNELKLVTDYKDEKNERYKKRTSVANATTLEPLSYKSEGTKSILELSFGANITGKNHFLNGDKDKQISMKPAGKFVDFNVAELLFTTLPLDVGYKATIREFYYVNNPDSILSNYIIKDVKSYIHRSPKTGNHETWLVSVLEEESGAVYTYIIDKKDHRIWQREMPAGGGITEVCVNEELDYQPIAARFDKELSLQQLEKGNSVITGTAFARDHGRSKVAVVNINRAQYAPKGTVVSIIPNSDYLEEWKAVNKKIAKKNKLPQVPIDPNVSDCIRKTTVYDDKGHFEFTNLMPGEYILITTFGYTHQYSYSYYAGTSYLMHPSGAVLSSNNVYNTANASTGATAEIEMKVRIRKDGDKVDVDLKDVR, from the coding sequence ATGCGCACTTTATTGAAACCTATATGTCTATTGTTATTTCCTATTGCCAGCTTCGGACAAAAAACCATTTTTCCCGGCAGCCCGGACATCAACACTTCCCGCTTAAAATCCGAAAGAACATTGTTCACTATCTATTATGTAAAAGGTACAACCTGGACGAATAAGGGTACTTATACAAATGATGTAACAATTCTTGGGAATGAGCTGAAACTGGTGACCGACTACAAGGATGAAAAAAATGAGCGGTATAAAAAACGAACCTCTGTAGCCAATGCAACAACACTGGAACCACTGAGCTATAAGTCAGAAGGAACTAAAAGTATACTGGAGCTGAGTTTTGGAGCCAATATCACCGGCAAAAATCATTTCCTGAATGGCGATAAGGACAAGCAGATCTCCATGAAACCCGCTGGTAAATTTGTCGATTTCAATGTAGCTGAATTGCTCTTTACCACCTTGCCCCTGGATGTAGGTTACAAGGCAACGATCCGTGAATTTTACTACGTTAATAACCCGGATAGTATATTATCCAACTACATCATTAAAGATGTAAAAAGCTATATCCATCGCTCTCCTAAAACAGGGAATCACGAAACCTGGCTGGTAAGTGTATTGGAGGAGGAAAGCGGTGCTGTTTACACCTACATCATAGATAAAAAAGATCACCGCATCTGGCAGCGTGAAATGCCTGCCGGAGGGGGGATAACGGAAGTATGTGTAAATGAGGAACTGGATTATCAGCCCATCGCTGCCAGGTTTGACAAGGAATTGTCTTTGCAGCAATTAGAGAAAGGAAACAGCGTAATCACAGGTACTGCTTTTGCCAGGGATCATGGCAGGAGCAAGGTAGCTGTGGTGAACATTAACAGGGCGCAGTATGCACCCAAAGGCACAGTTGTGTCTATCATTCCTAATTCAGACTACCTGGAAGAATGGAAGGCGGTCAATAAGAAGATCGCCAAAAAGAATAAGTTGCCGCAGGTACCGATCGATCCAAATGTATCGGATTGTATCAGGAAGACGACTGTGTATGATGATAAAGGGCATTTTGAGTTTACAAACCTGATGCCGGGTGAGTATATATTGATCACCACTTTTGGTTATACGCATCAGTACTCTTACAGTTATTATGCAGGAACTTCCTACCTGATGCATCCGAGTGGGGCAGTGTTGTCATCTAATAATGTTTATAATACAGCCAATGCATCAACCGGGGCGACTGCCGAAATAGAGATGAAAGTAAGGATCCGTAAAGATGGAGATAAGGTGGATGTAGACCTGAAGGATGTACGGTGA
- a CDS encoding RrF2 family transcriptional regulator, which produces MLSFTCKMAIKAAIYLSSRHNSGENAGIKEIAECIGASEHTVGKMLQVLVKQGVIRSMKGPAGGFYISGEQMKQPVMAIVDAIDGRQVFKECGLGLSKCSATRPCPIHHEYKVARELVEQLFNTKRIEDLREPVNSGVAYLIG; this is translated from the coding sequence ATGCTTAGCTTCACATGTAAGATGGCTATTAAGGCGGCAATTTATTTGTCGTCCAGACATAATAGCGGGGAGAATGCGGGTATTAAAGAAATTGCGGAGTGTATAGGTGCCAGTGAGCATACGGTGGGCAAGATGCTGCAGGTATTGGTAAAGCAAGGGGTGATCAGGAGTATGAAAGGGCCGGCAGGTGGGTTTTATATTTCCGGGGAGCAGATGAAACAGCCGGTCATGGCTATTGTGGATGCGATAGATGGCAGACAGGTGTTTAAGGAGTGTGGACTGGGCCTGAGTAAGTGTTCGGCTACGCGACCCTGTCCGATCCACCATGAATATAAGGTAGCGAGGGAGCTGGTAGAACAGTTATTTAATACGAAGCGGATCGAAGATTTACGTGAGCCGGTAAATAGCGGAGTGGCGTACCTGATAGGGTAG
- a CDS encoding metal-sulfur cluster assembly factor, giving the protein MIAHTEKAIEALAALRWVFDPEVGLNVVDMGLIYELSVDEDAKKILVLMTLSTQYCPMGQSIVDSVKSRLELSYPEYVIEITVTFEPAWSMEMISAEGQEFLNR; this is encoded by the coding sequence ATGATCGCGCATACGGAAAAAGCCATTGAAGCGCTTGCTGCGTTGCGATGGGTATTTGATCCTGAAGTAGGATTGAATGTGGTAGATATGGGTTTGATCTATGAACTCAGTGTGGATGAAGATGCAAAGAAGATATTGGTGCTAATGACTTTGAGTACACAGTATTGTCCGATGGGGCAGTCAATCGTAGATTCAGTGAAAAGCAGGCTGGAATTGTCCTACCCGGAGTATGTTATTGAGATAACAGTGACGTTTGAACCGGCATGGAGTATGGAAATGATATCAGCAGAAGGTCAGGAATTTTTAAACAGGTAA